From Candidatus Hydrogenedentota bacterium:
TCCAGCCGTCCAGGTCTCCTATTCGTACTACTACCTGCAATCTTGATGCATTTTTTCGTAGAAATTGAACGGCTTCAAAACCTCTACACATTGCCTAATGTCGGGCCCTTACAGGGCTTATATATTTTTTACGCGTTTAACCCTGGGCGCTGCCCAGGGCTAATATGTTGGTGGCCCTTCGGGCCGGAATACCATCTTCCTATCAAACGCCAATTTTGATGTTCTTATTCGTGAAAATTCGTGTCCATTCGTGGTTCAATTTTTTGTTTAAACGGTTGAGTTCTTAGAACGCTTCCCCGTTCAAATGCAACTCGGCCAGGGCGGCGATGGCGTCTTTGTCGAGCTTGGGGAAGAGGACTTCGGGATTATTCAAGGGCAGTCCGGCGGCGATGGGGGCTTTGCCGAGGATCCACACGTCTTCGCCGCCGCTGGGGCCGCCTTCGGGTATCGTAATGTTCAGGATGCCGGCAAGTTTCTTCGCGCCGCCGGGCATGAAGGGGGCCATGGCGTGGCACAGGGCATGGACGATCTGACAGCAGACGTAAAGCGTCGTGCCGGTGCGCTCCATGTCGGTCTTGCGGGTGGTCCAGGGAGCTTTGCCGTCGAAGTAGACGTTGGCCTTGCGGCCGAGATCGATGAAGCGCTCCAGGGCCTGACGGAATCGGAAGCCTTCGAGGGATTCGGCGATGGCGTCGATCCCCTCGGGAATCGCGTCGAGCATGGCCTGATCGTCGGCATCCAGCGCGCCGGGATGGGGGATGTGTCCGTCGAAGTTTTTCACGGTCATGGTGAGGCAGCGGTGTACGAAGTTGCCGACCACGTCGCAGAGCTCGCCATTGTAGCGCGTCATGAAATCGTCCCAGTCGAAGTCGGCATCTTTCGATTCCGGGGCGTTGGCGCAGAGGTAATAGCGCAGGACGTCGGGATCGAATTGCTCCACGGCCCACTTCACGGAGATCATGTTGCCCCGCGACTTGGAGCCCTTTTCCGACTTGCCCGTCTGGCGGTTGAAGATGTTCAGGTATTCATTACCCACCACGTTGTCGGCCATGATGTAATCGCCCTGGCCAATGAGCATGGCGGGAAAGATCACGGCATGAAAGGGGATGTTGTCTTTGCCGATGAAGTGGAGCAGGCGCGTGTCGGGCTGTTTCCACCAGCCCTCCCAGGCATCCGGATCGCCGTAGGTGTCGATGCCCCATTGGCGCGTGTTGGAAACGTAGCCGATGGGGGCGTCAAACCAGACGTAGATTTTCTTGCCCTGGGCCTCGGGCACATCGAGGGGGATCGGCACGCCCCAATCCGTGTCGCGGGTAATGCAGCGTGAGCGGAGATCGCCGACCCAGCCATTGGCGATGCCCTTTACATTGGCGCGCCATTCGGGGTGGGTGTCGAGCCAGTCCTTGAGCTGGCCCTGGAACTTGGGCAGGTCGAGAAACCAGTGGCGCGAATTCTTCAAAATGGGCGTGGAGTTGTCGCCCGGAATATTGGCCCGGGGCGCGACGAGATCCTGAGGAGGGTACTGGGCGCCACAACTTTCACATTCGTCGCCGTTGGCGTCTTCATAGCCACACTTCGGGCAGGTGCCGCGCACGTAGCGGTCGGGCAGGAAGCGGTCGGACTGTTCGGAGTACCACAGTTCGATGTCTTCCTGGTGGATATAGCCCTCTTCAAAGAGCTTGGTGAAGAAGCGCTGGGTGGTGTCGGCGTGGAGATCCCAGGAGGTGCGGCCATAAATGTCGTAGGAGATGCCGAGGCGCTCGAAAGCGATTTTGTTGGCGTGGTGGTAGCGGTCGATGACTTCCTGGGAGGTGATGCCCTCCTTCAGGGCCGTGAGCGTGATCGGCACGCCATACTCGTCCGAACCGCCAACATAGAGGACAGCCTCGCCGCGCAGGCGAAGGTAGCGGACGTAGACATCGGCGGGGAGATAGGCGCCGGCGATGTGGCCCAGATGGATGTGGCCATTGGCATAGGGAAGCGCGCTGGTGACGAGGGTGCGCTGGAATTTCTTTTCGGAAGACATGATGAATGGACGCCTGTAGATTGCTGGGGCTGTTGGGTTGAATAAGGCCGTATTTTACCTGAAGTCGGGCGGGTGGATCACGGCGGTCTTCCCGAGTGCGACTGAGTCAGCGGAAGGCGGGGAAGAGGAGTATTCCCACAGATACACCGAGATTTTAACAGATAAGGAAATGAATGGGCGCTGGCGGGTATGAATGCTTCAACCACGAAGGCTCTGGAGCGGGCATCGGTCGCCATAGAAAGAAATTTGCGCAGATATCGCATGGGAATTCACGAAAGATCTTCCGGAGGAATATTTCTTCGTAAGTTGCCACCCATTCCATGGATATGGACTCATCAAGTAAATTAACTTGGATTCCTTTGCGTCTTAGCACCTTTGCGAGGCAATAGGTCAAAAAATTTCTCACGCAAAGGCGCGAAGGCGCAAAGAGAGGGAATAGGGCTGAGACCGGAGGCTACTCCGCGATCACGTCGAAGACCACGACGCCCAGCGGGCCGAAATCGGCTTCGTAGGTGCCCGGCTCGGCCTTGATGATCTTGCCGAGGGCGCCGTTGGAGATAAATTGATCGGGTTCAATGGTGTAGCCGAGGCCGACGAGGGTATTGATGGTCTTGCGCAGGGTTTCCCACTGCCCACCGGCGGCGTCGGCGCCTTTTCCGGTGTTCACGGTCTGTCCGTCGCGCGTAAGGGTGACAGTGACGGCGTCTTCGTCGATTTTCTCGGGGGACTTGTAGTCACCGGCGATGAAGAGCTTGGCGTTGATATTCCAGGCGGCCAGATCGGCGGCTTTGGGCGGCTGGGTGGATTCCACGGGACCGCCGGGCACCTCGATCATGGCGAGAACGCTCTTGATATGTTTCTGGAGCGTGGTCACATCCGCGACGGGCTCCGTGATGGCGGCGCCGATGATGTAGCCCACTTCCGTTTCGATGTGGCGCGCGGGGTCTTCGGCCAGATTGATCGTGACCGCTTCACACGCGCAAAGCACGCCACCTGCAGGAATAACGCCAGCGAGGGGGCCCTCGACGCCCATGGCTTTTTGGCCGGGTGCGGCCACGATGGCCGCCTTGAATCCCGCGGGCTTTGCGCCGTTCAGGAGTTGCTTCACCACCAGGGTCTGGACCGCATAGCCATCGTCCAGGGCGGCGTCGGGATGGGCCACGCTGAGCAGCGGCATGGGCGTTACGGCGGTGCGGGCGTTCATGATCTTGTTCGCTAATTCCGTGTGCCAGTCGTCGGCCCGTGCGGCGCTTGCGGTGGCAAAGGCAAGAATCGCGATTGCGAAGCGTAGTTTCGAAGCCCTTGTGAAAGACATAAATTCTCCTGATGTTGATATATCGTACTTTTCTTTGCGTCTCTGCGTCATCACGTGCCATCACGCCTGGATATTTTTGCACGCAAAGGCGCTAAGCCGCAAAGCATAACGACCTCGTGAACCGCTCAAGTCGCGGCTGATTACTTCACGAACTTTTCCCACTTTGGCAGGCGAATCAGTTGCACTTCGTACACCATGCGCTCGGTTTCTTCCGGGCCGAAGGCGCGGGCTTTGGCGATGGTGTCCCGCCGTGCGGGATCGATCACTTCGGTCCAGGCCACGCTGTAGAGGTGGCCGTCCGCACCGATGGCGAGGCTCTCGGTGAAGAAGGGCCGCCGGTCGTCCCGGCCGATAACCAGTCCGTGATTTTTCATCATTCCCTTTGCGATGTCGTAGCTCAAGAGGTAGATGCCCGACTGTACGTCGGGGCGTCCGGGAATGGTGGCGGCGGGGCCATTGGCAAGGTAGAGGATGGTGTTGTTGTCCGGCGCGATGAGGAAGCCGAGCTGGCTGATCTCCGGGTTGCGCGGCATGCCCTTGTAGGCGTCATGGCGGAAATCGCAGAGGGCGCGCAGGTATTCCTTCTCCGGTGCGAACTCGAAAAGGGCGGTGGTTTCCCATTGCACACCGAAGAAGCTCTTCGTGGCGGGATTCCATTCGAGCACGCGCCAGTTGTACTGGAACTCGCCTCGTTTGGTTTCCGCCGCCGATTGGGAGAAGACCAGACGGGAGAGATCGAGTCCCTCGATGTACTGGAAGGGGCGGGGACGCAGTCCCGGTTGGAAGCGCCAGATCTGGCCGTCCATGGTGGACCCGTAGAGGTTGCCGTTGGGCTCCAGAGCAAGGGTGCGGCAGACCCGGTCCCATTCGTGGGGCAGGTGTCCCCATTCGCCCCGGCCCTGCACCGCACCCCAGGAGTGGAGGTCGCCGGTCTTCAGTTCATAGGAGATCAGCAGGGCGGAGGGCCACGACAGGCCGTAGAGCACTTCGCGATCCTTGTCCAGGATCATGGTGATGAGGCCCTCATCGGGCAGAATCCGGGCGAGGTCTTCGAAGGCGCCCGTTTTCAGATCGTAGGCCATGAAATGGCCGCCCTGGTAGAGGGACTTGCCCTTGGCGTCATATCCCGGAAGGCCTTCGGCGTAAAACGAAAGGTGGGTGGAGAAGTAGAGCTTTCCGTTGTGCTCATAGAAGGGTACATGAATCTTGCCCTGAGAGATATCCTTGCGCGCGTCCTCCCCCACGGGCGCATCGAGGGCCGCGATTTGCGTTACGAGCTCCGTGGCCGGCTCGAAGCTGTAGAAGCGGCATGCGTAGTCCGTGTTGTGGGTGTCGATGGAAAAATAGAGCTTGCCATCCGAAGCCGCGGCAAGCGAATGGTAGTTGCTGTCGCCCTGGGGGAAATCGGGCTGGAAAAACGCGCAGGGTACGCGGTCTTTGATATCGGTCAGGGGAAAGGTCTTCTTGACGACATCGGCGGGCTGTTCGGGCCAGGCCGATATGGCGACGAGCACGGCCAGGAGCGGCCAGGTTAGGCGGCGCATACGATCTTGTCTCCTGCGAGGTTTCGGGCTTACAGCCACTTCTGCTTCCTGAAATAGGTCACCATGCCCCCGCTGAGGGCGAGCATGAAGCCCCAGATACCGAAATAGCCCCAGTGCCAGCGCAGCTCGGGCATGTTTTCGAAGTTCATGCCGTACACACCCACGATGAAGGTGAGGGGGATGAAGATGGTGGCGATGATCGTGAGCACCTTCATGACTTCGTTCATGCGGTTGCTCACGCTGGAGAGGTAGGTGTCGTGCATGCTGCTGAGGATATCGCGGCTTGTTTCCACGATGTCGATGACGCGGATGGTGTGATCGTAGAGATCGCGCAGGAAGACGCCCGTGCCCTCCTGGATCAGCGTTGATTCCGTCTTGAGTATGGAGCCGATTTCTTCGCGCAGTGGCCAGACCGACTTGCGGACAAAGAGCACTTCGCGCTTGAGGCGGTGCAGCTCGTGCATGTGCGCGGGTTCCGGGTTGGCCACGATGGCGTCTTCAATGGTTTCTATGTAGTCGCCGAGGCGTTCGAGGGCGACGAAATATTCATCCACGACCGCGTCCATCAGGGCGTAGGCCAGGTAGTCCGCGTCGAGTTTCCTGACGCGTCCCTTGGCGTTGCGGATCCGGTCTACGACGGGAAAGAAGACATTGCTGTCCCGCTCCTGGAAAGAGATGACGAAGCCCCTGCCGAGAATGATGCTGATGGTATCGATGTCGATATCCTTCTGCACGTCATCGAAGGTCAAGGTCTTCATCACGATGAAGATGTAGCCCTCGAACTCCTCGGATTTGGGCCGCTGGGCGGTGTTCACAATAT
This genomic window contains:
- the metG gene encoding methionine--tRNA ligase, producing the protein MSSEKKFQRTLVTSALPYANGHIHLGHIAGAYLPADVYVRYLRLRGEAVLYVGGSDEYGVPITLTALKEGITSQEVIDRYHHANKIAFERLGISYDIYGRTSWDLHADTTQRFFTKLFEEGYIHQEDIELWYSEQSDRFLPDRYVRGTCPKCGYEDANGDECESCGAQYPPQDLVAPRANIPGDNSTPILKNSRHWFLDLPKFQGQLKDWLDTHPEWRANVKGIANGWVGDLRSRCITRDTDWGVPIPLDVPEAQGKKIYVWFDAPIGYVSNTRQWGIDTYGDPDAWEGWWKQPDTRLLHFIGKDNIPFHAVIFPAMLIGQGDYIMADNVVGNEYLNIFNRQTGKSEKGSKSRGNMISVKWAVEQFDPDVLRYYLCANAPESKDADFDWDDFMTRYNGELCDVVGNFVHRCLTMTVKNFDGHIPHPGALDADDQAMLDAIPEGIDAIAESLEGFRFRQALERFIDLGRKANVYFDGKAPWTTRKTDMERTGTTLYVCCQIVHALCHAMAPFMPGGAKKLAGILNITIPEGGPSGGEDVWILGKAPIAAGLPLNNPEVLFPKLDKDAIAALAELHLNGEAF
- the corA gene encoding magnesium/cobalt transporter CorA, producing MKKKKRKRDGRQGRYTDKAGLSPGTPVFIGEQKLDYTRMDVLRFCGDFAVETNDARVGDCALAREQPGVTWVNVVGIHDVNKIAALGEHFGIHPLTQEDIVNTAQRPKSEEFEGYIFIVMKTLTFDDVQKDIDIDTISIILGRGFVISFQERDSNVFFPVVDRIRNAKGRVRKLDADYLAYALMDAVVDEYFVALERLGDYIETIEDAIVANPEPAHMHELHRLKREVLFVRKSVWPLREEIGSILKTESTLIQEGTGVFLRDLYDHTIRVIDIVETSRDILSSMHDTYLSSVSNRMNEVMKVLTIIATIFIPLTFIVGVYGMNFENMPELRWHWGYFGIWGFMLALSGGMVTYFRKQKWL